TTTCCCGGCGCGTAAGGAGTCTCGGGGACATCGGGGTCCGCTTTCACCATCTTACCAAGGCGATCCCGGAGGCTCTGATGCACCCCGAGCGCCGGGGCAGCCGGGAACTGGCGCGGCGACGTCAGCATGGGCATGGCGCAATGCCGCCACGGCTCGTGGGCGCAGCCCTCGGCGTCGGGAGCCAGAGAATCAATCCATCCATCAACGAAGCTCAGTTCGAGGCCTTCCAGCTTATTGATCATCCAGATCAGGGCATGGTCGGAGAGTCCGCTCTCCTTGTCCCCGATGGGGTAGCCTCCGCCCACGTCGGAGTGGGCGCCAGGGAAGAGCGCCTGATCGACGCGGTCGTCGGGCGCCCAAAGTGTCGGGGTAAAGTCCCTGCGCACTTCATCCACCGACACCGCGTGGTAGCCGTGCTGCACGCAGCCGCTCAGATCGGTGTCAGCGAAGCGGAAAACATCCACGCGTCTGTCCCTATCGTAGAACGGGATGCCCAGCGCGCCAACCGTGTCCCACACGGCCACGGCTTCGATGGGTATGGGCAAACGTCTGTAGATGGGCGGGAAACGCTTTTGAAGGTAGACCTCAAAAGGCTGCAGCACGGCGTCGAGCCTCTCGTCAGGGTTTTCCTCCGCGGGATGCGTGGTGAGATACTTCTCAAAGCCTTTCAGGAAGTCCGTGATTTTCTCGAACAGCCCCGGAACCGCCATCTTTTCCCTACGATATTCGCTCCAGGTGGCGACACCGGCATGGTAGGCCGCATCCTTGTCGGAAAGTTTCATCCGCTCAGCGTCCAGCAGCCCCATTGCGCAGATCATGCCCGCCAGGGCCCGCACGGTGTAGGCCCCACGGCTGAACCCCACCAGGATGATCTTGTCGCCGTCCTGGTAATGGCGCGAGATGAACGTGTAGCCGCGCACGATGCGCGCGATGATGCCCGCCCCGAAAGCCCCGCCCAAGGCTCTCACGAGCTTGTTGGAGCTGTGCCCCACGCCATGGAGGTACTTGGCGACCATCACCGGCGATCCGCTGGCGGTGAGCACGCACTCCTGCTCAGTGTCTTTGGATATCACCGGCGAATCGCATTCAAGCCGCCGGTAGAGCTTGAGCACGTTGGTGATGTCGGCGAGGTTGTCGTGGTCCGCATCCTCGCAGTCGGGTCCGTTCCAGGTTCCGTCGGCACAAAACACTATGAATTTCGCCATGGCTTCTCCTTCCTGTTCAGGTTGTCATCCACGCACGACTTTTACGAATCTATATTTAAATATTTAAAATAACTGAATATTGTATTTGCTTGCTTCTAGCACGGGTTGTGCTGGATGCAAGCCCGATCTTGCAGGCAGGGGTGTTTGGATCTGTCACGAGTTGAGGCGTTGACATGTTTAACCGTTTGGTTAAACTGTTCGGTAAATGAAAGCCCGAACCGCCACAACCAAGCCTGCGCAGCCTCAGGACGACGCCCCTGTGGAGGCCATCCTCCAGGCTGCGGCGACCGTGTTCGCCGAGCACGGCTATTCCGGCGCGCGCGTGGAGGCCATAGCCCAGGCCGCCGGGATCAACAAGGCGATGCTCTATTATCGGGTGGGGGCCAAAGCCCGGTTGTACGAGCTTGTGGTGGGCACGCTCTTCGACCGTGTGGCTCGCGCCGTGGAGCAGGGCAGGCAGGTGCAGGGCTCCCCCGCGCGCCAGCTCGGGGCCGTGCTGGAGCGCGTGGCCGAGCTCTTCCGCGCCGACCCGCGCCTGCCGCGCATCATGGCCTGGGAGCTGGCCTCCGGCGGGAGCAACATGCCCGGCGCGGTGGTGCGCCACTGGGGCCGCATCCTGCAATCCGTCGCGCCCTTGGCCGTGGAGCTGGGGCTCGATCCGGTGCTGACGTATTTTTCCATGGTCGGGCCCATGGTCTTCATCTCGCTTACGGAGCCCATCCGCAGACGCTTCGGCGGCGAGCTGCCCGAGCATCTGCGTACGGCGGCCTCGGCCCATGCGGGCGACATGGCCGCGTTTCTGGCGGATATGATCCGCAAGGCAGCCGGGGAGGCCTCATGAAACGACTGATTCTGGCGCTGGCAGCCGCGACCGCCCTCTGCTGGGGATGCTCGAAGGGCGCCGAGGGCGTGTACCAGGGGTATGTTGAGGGCGAGTTCGTGTATGTGGCTTCCCCCTACGGGGGCAGGCTGGACGAACTGGCGGCGCAGCGCGGGGCCTCCGTGCGCGCGGGCGAAGCCCTCTTCGTGCTGGAGCACGAACTGGAAAGCCAGGGCGTCAACCGCGCCCAGGCCAACCTCAAGCGCGCCCAGGACACCCTGGAGGATCTCAAGAAGGGCCTGCGCCCCCAGGAGATCGACCAGATCCTGGCGCGCATCGCCCAGTCCGAGGCGGACCTGGCCCTGGCCCGGCTTGAGCTGGATCGCAGGCGCAACCTGCTGGCCACGGGAGCCGTCGCCAAGGAGGACTACGACCGGGCCGACACCGCCTACCAGACCGCCAAGGGACGCCTGGACGACTACCGGGCCCAGCTGGCTACGGGCAAGCTCGGCTCCCGCATCGACCAGATCCTGGCGGCGCAGGCCCAGGTCAAGGCCGCCCAGGCCGATCTGGAGCAGGCCAAATGGTCGCTTGGCCAGAAATTCCAGAACGCCCCGCGCGACGCACTGGTGTTCGACCTGCTGCACTACCGGGGCGAGTGGGTCCAGGCCGGGTCCCCCGTGGTCAAACTGCTGCCGCCCGACGCCATCAAGGTGCGCTTCTTCATCCCTGAGCAGTCCCTGGGCGCGGTGCGCCTGGGCCAGAAGGTCACGGTGAGCTGCGACGGCTGCTCCAAGCCCTTCGAGGGTGCCGTGAGCTTCGTGTTCCCCCAGGCCGAATACGCTCCGCCCGTGATCTACAGCCAGGATTTCCGCTCCAAGCTCGTGTACATGGTGGAGGCGCGCTTCGACCCGGAGACCGCCCGTCTGCTCAAACCCGGCCAGCCCGTGGACGTGCGCCTGGCCCCAGCGAACCCCGGGGGCGGCGCGTGAACTCCGGGCGCAGCGGCCCGGCCATCGACGTGTCGGGCATCACCAAGTCCTTCGGGGGCAAGGTGGTGGTCAACAACCTCTCCCTGCGCGTGGAGCCGGGGGAAATCTACGGCTTCCTGGGCCCCAACGGCTCCGGCAAGACCACCTTCATCCGCATGCTCTGCGGGCTGCTCAAGCCCGACTCCGGCTCGGGCTCCTGCCTGGGCATGGACGTGATGAAGGACGCGGCCCGCATCAAGACCCGTGTGGGCTACATGGCCCAACGCTTCAGCCTCTACGGCGACCTCTCCGTGCGCGAGAACCTGGACTTCATGGCCCGCGTCTACGGCGTGGACGACCGCCGGGGTACTGTGGAAGCCATGATCGAGCGCATGCGCCTTGGCCCCTACGCCGAGCAGCTGGCCCAGAACCTCTCAGGAGGCTGGAAGCAGCGCCTGGCCCTGGCCGCCAGCCTGATCCACGGCCCCGAACTGCTGCTTCTGGACGAACCCACCGCGGGCGTGGACCCCAAGGCCCGCCGCGACTTCTGGGACCAGGTGCACGAACTGGCGGGGCAGGGGCTCACGGCGCTCATCTCCACCCACTACATGGACGAGGCCGAGCGCTGCCACCGCCTGGCCTACATCTCCTACGGCAACCTGCTGACCAAGGGGACCGTGGAGGACGTGATCGCGGGCTGCGGCCTGCACACCTGGGAGGTCTCCGGCGGGGATCTTTACGAGCTGGCCGCCGAACTGAAGGGCCAGCCCGGCGTCGAGCAGGTGGCCCACTTCGGCAATACGCTGCACGTCTCCGGGGCGGACGCCCAGAAACTCCGGGAGGCCCTGGCCCCGTTCCTGGCCAGGGGAGCGCAGACGTTCAACGAGGTGCCCACCAGCCTTGAGGAGGTTTTCATCAGCCTCATGGGCAGAAGCCCGAGCCCGCAGGCGGGCGGAGCGGCTAAAGGGGGCAGGGAGTGAGCCTTATGTTCTCCCCGCGCCGGTTCTGGGCCATGGTCGTCAAGGAGTTCGTGCAGATGCGCCGCGACCGCCTGACCTTCGCCATGATGATCGGCATCCCGCTGATGCAGCTGGTGCTGTTCGGCTTCGCCATCAACTCCAATCCGCAGAACCTGCCCCTGGCCGTGCTCTCCAATGACGATTCCGAGTTCTCGCGCACCCTGGTGGCGGCCATGCAGAACAGCGTCTATTTCCGGGTGACCAAGGTCATTCGTAGCGAGGCCGAGGCCAAGCGTCTGCTTGACCTGGGCGACGTGCAGTTCGTGCTGACCTTCCCGCACGACTTCGGCCGCCTGCTGGCCCGGGGGGACAGGCCCCAGGCCCTGGTGGAGGCCGACGCCGCGGACCCGGCGGCCACGGGCTTCGCCCTGGGCGCGCTGGACACCATCTTCAGCCAGAGCCTGAACCGCGACCTCATCGGCCCGCTGCTGCCCCTGCGCGCCCAGCCCGGCCCCGTGGACCTTGTGGTGCACCGCCTCTACAACCCCGAAATCCAGACGCGCTACAACATCGTGCCCGGGCTCATGGGCGTGGTGCTGACCATGACCATGGTCATCATCACGGCCCTGGCCATCACCCGCGAGCGTGAGCGGGGCACCATGGAGAACCTGCTCTGCACCCCGGTGCGGCCTTTCGAGGTCATGACGGGCAAGATCGTGCCCTACATCGTGGTGGGCTACATCCAGATGATGCTCATCATACTGGCGGCCAAGGTGGTGTTCGGGGTGCCCATCCTGGGCAGCCTGCCGCTGCTGTTGGCCGTGTCCATCCTGTTCATCGCCGCCAACCTGGCCGTGGGGATCACTTTCTCCACCATTGCCAGCAACCAGTTGCAGGCCATGCAGATGGCGTTCTTCTTCTTCCTGCCCTCCATATTGCTCTCGGGCTTCATGTTCCCCTTTCGGGGCATGCCGGAGTGGGCCCAGTGGGTGGGCTCGGTGCTGCCGCTCACGCACTATTTGCGCGTGGTGCGCGGCATCGTGCTCAAGGGCATCGGGTTTGCGGACCTGCTACCGGAGCTTTGGCCCATCCTGGCCTTCCTGGTGGTACTCATGACCGTGGCCGTGAAGCGCTACCGCCAGACTTTGGATTAGCTCCGGCCGGAAGGCCCTCCAACAGGAAGGACAAGGCGCACTCCACCAGTTCGGCGCGCGCGCCGTTTTCCCCGAACAGGGCGATCTCGGTATCCGGAAGATCCGGGAGGCCGCATTCCCCCCCTATGTCGCGCAGGCCGGACTGCATGAAGGAGCGGCCGAGCACCGAAACGCCCAGCCCTCCGGCCACGGCGGCCTGCATGCCCATGAGGCTGTGGGCGGTGCAGGCCACGCGCCAGGGCCTGCCCGCAGCGGCCAGGGTGTCCAGCATGAGCCGCCTGTAGGAACAGGGGGGAGGCAGCAGCACCAGCGGCAACGGCTCCGTCGGGAGGGCGGCGCCAGCCGCCCAGACCAGCTTCTCCCGCCAGATGACCCGCCCTGTATGGGGATGCGCATCGCGCTTGGCGATGGCGAAATCCAACAATCCCGACGCCAGGGCGCCTACCAGGGCCGTGCTCAGGCCCGTGGTTAGCTCGAGTTGGATACCCGGGTAGGCCTTGGCGAACCCGGCCAGCAGCGCTGGGAGCCGCAGCGGCAGAAAATCCTCCGAAACGCCCAGGCGAAGCACACCGCTCATCGGCGGGGCCGCCAGGCGGCGCACGGCCTCATCGTTCAAGGCGAGTACCCGTCTGGCGTAGCCGTAGAGCGTCTCCCCTTCCGGGGTGAGAGTCGCACGCCGCCTGCTTCGCTCCAGAAGTTCCTTGCCCACCAAGCCTTCCAGCCGCTTGATCTGCTGGCTCACTGCAGACTGCGTCAGGTTCAATGCCACCGCTGCGGCGGTGAAGCTGCCCGACTCAGCCACCGTTGCGAAGCCGCGCAGCAGATCGATTTCCAAGTCTGGCATTCTCATGACACAGAAATAAGTAATGCTAATCAATAAATCAACTCGAATTAATTTCCATAATCAATCTGGGGCGGGTATTCACGGCCCAGGGGATGGACACTGATTGAAAATTCGATACCACAAGCACAAAGAAGGAGGACACCGCCATGAAAGCTATCCTGGCCGCAGGCGGCAGCAAGGCCGCCGACCCCAACGCCTTCCGCGAGGCCGAATTGGAAGCGCCCCGGGCCGCCGGGCGTGATCTGCTGGTGAAGGTTGAGGCCGTCTCCGTCAACCCCGTGGATACCAAAATCCGCGTGCGCACCCCCGTGGGCACCGACGTGGTGCTCGGCTGGGACGCCTGCGGCGTGGTGGAGGCCGTGGGCCCGGACGTGCGCGCCTTCGCCAAGGGCGACAGGGTCTACTACGCCGGTGCCGTGAACAGGCCCGGCACCAACGCCGAATACCACCTGGTGGACGAACGCATCGTGGGCCGCGCGCCCAGGAGCGCGTCCGTCGCCCAGGCGGCGGCCATGCCCCTGACCACCATCACCGCCTTCGAGGCCCTGTTCGACCGCTTAGGCTTCGTCCCCGCGCAGGGAGCCAACGCGGGGCGCAGCGTGCTCATCGTGGGCGGAGCGGGCGGCGTGGGCTCCATGGCCATCCAGTTGGCG
The nucleotide sequence above comes from Fundidesulfovibrio soli. Encoded proteins:
- a CDS encoding DUF2235 domain-containing protein encodes the protein MAKFIVFCADGTWNGPDCEDADHDNLADITNVLKLYRRLECDSPVISKDTEQECVLTASGSPVMVAKYLHGVGHSSNKLVRALGGAFGAGIIARIVRGYTFISRHYQDGDKIILVGFSRGAYTVRALAGMICAMGLLDAERMKLSDKDAAYHAGVATWSEYRREKMAVPGLFEKITDFLKGFEKYLTTHPAEENPDERLDAVLQPFEVYLQKRFPPIYRRLPIPIEAVAVWDTVGALGIPFYDRDRRVDVFRFADTDLSGCVQHGYHAVSVDEVRRDFTPTLWAPDDRVDQALFPGAHSDVGGGYPIGDKESGLSDHALIWMINKLEGLELSFVDGWIDSLAPDAEGCAHEPWRHCAMPMLTSPRQFPAAPALGVHQSLRDRLGKMVKADPDVPETPYAPGNLNGYIP
- a CDS encoding TetR/AcrR family transcriptional regulator, giving the protein MKARTATTKPAQPQDDAPVEAILQAAATVFAEHGYSGARVEAIAQAAGINKAMLYYRVGAKARLYELVVGTLFDRVARAVEQGRQVQGSPARQLGAVLERVAELFRADPRLPRIMAWELASGGSNMPGAVVRHWGRILQSVAPLAVELGLDPVLTYFSMVGPMVFISLTEPIRRRFGGELPEHLRTAASAHAGDMAAFLADMIRKAAGEAS
- a CDS encoding HlyD family secretion protein codes for the protein MKRLILALAAATALCWGCSKGAEGVYQGYVEGEFVYVASPYGGRLDELAAQRGASVRAGEALFVLEHELESQGVNRAQANLKRAQDTLEDLKKGLRPQEIDQILARIAQSEADLALARLELDRRRNLLATGAVAKEDYDRADTAYQTAKGRLDDYRAQLATGKLGSRIDQILAAQAQVKAAQADLEQAKWSLGQKFQNAPRDALVFDLLHYRGEWVQAGSPVVKLLPPDAIKVRFFIPEQSLGAVRLGQKVTVSCDGCSKPFEGAVSFVFPQAEYAPPVIYSQDFRSKLVYMVEARFDPETARLLKPGQPVDVRLAPANPGGGA
- a CDS encoding ABC transporter ATP-binding protein; amino-acid sequence: MNSGRSGPAIDVSGITKSFGGKVVVNNLSLRVEPGEIYGFLGPNGSGKTTFIRMLCGLLKPDSGSGSCLGMDVMKDAARIKTRVGYMAQRFSLYGDLSVRENLDFMARVYGVDDRRGTVEAMIERMRLGPYAEQLAQNLSGGWKQRLALAASLIHGPELLLLDEPTAGVDPKARRDFWDQVHELAGQGLTALISTHYMDEAERCHRLAYISYGNLLTKGTVEDVIAGCGLHTWEVSGGDLYELAAELKGQPGVEQVAHFGNTLHVSGADAQKLREALAPFLARGAQTFNEVPTSLEEVFISLMGRSPSPQAGGAAKGGRE
- a CDS encoding ABC transporter permease, whose product is MFSPRRFWAMVVKEFVQMRRDRLTFAMMIGIPLMQLVLFGFAINSNPQNLPLAVLSNDDSEFSRTLVAAMQNSVYFRVTKVIRSEAEAKRLLDLGDVQFVLTFPHDFGRLLARGDRPQALVEADAADPAATGFALGALDTIFSQSLNRDLIGPLLPLRAQPGPVDLVVHRLYNPEIQTRYNIVPGLMGVVLTMTMVIITALAITRERERGTMENLLCTPVRPFEVMTGKIVPYIVVGYIQMMLIILAAKVVFGVPILGSLPLLLAVSILFIAANLAVGITFSTIASNQLQAMQMAFFFFLPSILLSGFMFPFRGMPEWAQWVGSVLPLTHYLRVVRGIVLKGIGFADLLPELWPILAFLVVLMTVAVKRYRQTLD
- a CDS encoding LysR substrate-binding domain-containing protein, producing MPDLEIDLLRGFATVAESGSFTAAAVALNLTQSAVSQQIKRLEGLVGKELLERSRRRATLTPEGETLYGYARRVLALNDEAVRRLAAPPMSGVLRLGVSEDFLPLRLPALLAGFAKAYPGIQLELTTGLSTALVGALASGLLDFAIAKRDAHPHTGRVIWREKLVWAAGAALPTEPLPLVLLPPPCSYRRLMLDTLAAAGRPWRVACTAHSLMGMQAAVAGGLGVSVLGRSFMQSGLRDIGGECGLPDLPDTEIALFGENGARAELVECALSFLLEGLPAGANPKSGGSASRPRS
- a CDS encoding zinc-binding alcohol dehydrogenase family protein, coding for MKAILAAGGSKAADPNAFREAELEAPRAAGRDLLVKVEAVSVNPVDTKIRVRTPVGTDVVLGWDACGVVEAVGPDVRAFAKGDRVYYAGAVNRPGTNAEYHLVDERIVGRAPRSASVAQAAAMPLTTITAFEALFDRLGFVPAQGANAGRSVLIVGGAGGVGSMAIQLARWAGMTVVATASRPDTVDWCKELGADVVVDHRQPLAEAVRAQGFPEVNAIFCTTHMEKHWNQMAEIIRPQGPVALIDDPSGPLDITVFKRKCASIHWEFMFARPLFETPDMGRQGEILEEVAGLVDAGVLRSTLRETLDGLTAANVQAAHVRQESATMIGKQVIVF